One part of the Amycolatopsis lurida genome encodes these proteins:
- a CDS encoding DUF3040 domain-containing protein: MLSHHDRQELEKIERWFELTEPALAARLRSGRPAQPPLLRLALLLSLDITAGMLMLLGIVVSSPSLLLTGMITVTAAVIAHLSRFGRP; encoded by the coding sequence ATGCTGAGCCATCACGATCGGCAAGAGCTGGAGAAGATCGAGCGTTGGTTCGAGCTCACCGAGCCGGCTTTGGCCGCCCGGCTGCGGTCCGGCAGGCCCGCCCAGCCCCCTCTGCTCCGCCTGGCCCTCCTCCTCAGCCTCGACATCACCGCGGGGATGTTGATGCTGCTGGGCATCGTGGTGAGCAGCCCGTCCCTGCTGCTGACCGGGATGATCACCGTGACCGCGGCGGTGATCGCGCACCTGTCCCGGTTCGGGCGTCCCTGA
- a CDS encoding cobalamin-independent methionine synthase II family protein, whose product MTIPTEPIGSIPRPGYLIEALGEHAAGRLDADGLGESQEKALVETIKRLEETGSPVITDGEQGKPSFATYPLAGLTSLASDGVVIPFADGHTRQLPRLTAGPFRYQTYADSYLREAKKYATRPVKQAVIAASAVSLVYPGEELAGYDKEQFIADLVNEAEADIRRSLDAGADSVQIDFTEGRLSLKLDPSGGLLQSFVDLNNAVLDRFSEEERAKIGVHTCPGGDQDSVHSLDVDYAGLLPTLFRLKVGNVYVQLASEPDPERALRVIAEHARPEQRVFVGVTDPIDPRVETAEEVRDRVLQAARFISPDRLGTCDDCGFSPFADDTSTSRDTAFAKIAARVEGTRLAAEAL is encoded by the coding sequence ATGACCATACCCACCGAACCGATCGGCAGTATTCCCCGTCCCGGCTATCTCATCGAAGCACTCGGTGAGCACGCCGCAGGGCGGCTCGACGCCGACGGACTCGGCGAGTCGCAGGAAAAAGCTCTCGTGGAGACCATCAAACGGCTGGAGGAGACCGGCTCGCCGGTCATCACCGACGGCGAGCAGGGCAAACCGAGTTTCGCCACATATCCCTTGGCGGGCCTCACTTCGCTGGCATCGGACGGCGTTGTCATCCCGTTCGCCGACGGGCACACCCGGCAGCTTCCGAGGCTGACCGCCGGGCCGTTCCGCTATCAGACCTACGCCGACAGCTATCTGCGTGAGGCCAAGAAGTACGCGACCCGGCCGGTGAAGCAGGCGGTGATCGCGGCCTCGGCGGTCAGTCTCGTCTATCCAGGTGAAGAATTGGCTGGATATGACAAAGAACAGTTCATCGCCGACCTGGTGAACGAGGCCGAGGCGGATATCCGCCGCAGTCTCGACGCGGGTGCGGACAGTGTCCAGATCGACTTCACCGAAGGCCGGTTGTCGCTGAAGCTCGATCCGTCCGGCGGACTGCTGCAGTCCTTTGTGGACCTGAACAACGCCGTGCTCGACCGGTTCTCCGAGGAGGAGCGGGCGAAGATCGGTGTGCACACCTGCCCCGGTGGGGACCAGGACTCCGTGCACAGCCTGGACGTCGACTACGCCGGGCTGCTGCCGACGTTGTTCCGGTTGAAGGTGGGCAATGTCTACGTCCAGCTGGCCAGTGAGCCGGATCCCGAGCGGGCATTGCGGGTGATCGCCGAGCATGCTCGTCCGGAGCAGCGGGTCTTCGTCGGCGTGACCGATCCGATCGACCCGCGCGTCGAAACCGCCGAAGAGGTCCGGGACAGGGTTCTCCAGGCGGCGCGGTTCATCTCGCCGGACCGGCTGGGCACCTGTGACGACTGCGGTTTCTCGCCGTTCGCCGACGACACCTCGACGTCGCGGGACACCGCGTTCGCCAAGATCGCCGCCCGCGTCGAAGGGACGCGCCTCGCCGCCGAAGCCCTCTGA
- a CDS encoding LysE family translocator, which yields MISGPTALSFVLICLLGAMAPGPDFLIVTRSAILGGRKAGIAAGLGIALGVFVWVVAIALGVAAILTASAIAFTVVKLIGAGYLIFLGVKAWLAVRRGDYSELKDRVAPVVAPKEAFRQGLLTNLFNPKVAMFFLALIPQFLPHSASTAQTLQLAVLATTVAVVWTFVLATLVGSLRRFFSSGRVRRTMDAVMGTFLVGLGIRVAVQN from the coding sequence ATGATCTCCGGGCCCACCGCGCTTTCATTCGTCTTGATCTGCCTGCTCGGCGCCATGGCACCGGGCCCGGATTTCCTGATCGTGACCCGCAGCGCGATCCTCGGCGGGCGCAAGGCCGGGATCGCCGCCGGACTCGGCATCGCGCTCGGCGTCTTCGTCTGGGTGGTCGCGATCGCGCTCGGGGTCGCGGCGATCCTCACCGCGTCGGCGATCGCCTTCACCGTGGTGAAACTGATCGGCGCCGGCTACCTGATCTTCCTCGGAGTCAAGGCGTGGCTGGCGGTGCGCCGCGGCGACTACAGCGAACTCAAGGACAGGGTGGCGCCCGTCGTCGCACCCAAGGAGGCGTTCCGGCAGGGGCTGCTCACGAACCTGTTCAATCCGAAGGTCGCGATGTTCTTTCTCGCGCTGATCCCCCAGTTCCTCCCGCATTCGGCCTCGACCGCGCAAACCCTGCAGCTGGCCGTGCTGGCCACCACGGTGGCCGTCGTCTGGACCTTCGTCCTGGCGACGCTGGTCGGTTCGCTGCGAAGGTTCTTCAGCTCCGGCAGGGTGCGGCGGACGATGGACGCGGTGATGGGCACCTTCCTGGTCGGACTCGGCATCCGGGTCGCGGTGCAGAACTGA
- a CDS encoding GNAT family N-acetyltransferase, whose amino-acid sequence MTTYRPPQRTATLADAPAIAALMRASVLELFPRFYDERQTASAADHVARLDLRLIEDGTYFVHETDGEIVACGGWSRRNKTHAGAGDASDDDRPLDPATEPARVRAMFVRGDWTRRGLGRAILESCRLAAKAEGFTSLTLTATLPGVPLYLSFGFTEVERVTVTTPDGVDVPGAVMARDIDEPDSIER is encoded by the coding sequence ATGACGACGTACAGGCCGCCGCAGCGAACGGCCACCCTCGCCGACGCGCCCGCCATCGCGGCGCTGATGCGCGCCTCGGTGCTGGAGTTGTTCCCCCGGTTCTACGACGAACGGCAGACCGCGAGCGCGGCGGACCACGTCGCGCGTCTCGACCTGCGGTTGATCGAAGACGGCACCTACTTCGTGCACGAGACGGACGGCGAGATCGTCGCCTGCGGAGGTTGGAGCAGGCGCAACAAGACCCATGCGGGCGCCGGCGACGCGTCGGACGACGACCGTCCGCTCGATCCGGCCACCGAGCCCGCGCGCGTGCGCGCCATGTTCGTCCGCGGCGACTGGACACGCCGTGGGCTCGGGCGCGCGATCCTCGAGTCCTGTCGTCTCGCCGCGAAGGCCGAAGGGTTCACGTCGCTGACACTGACCGCGACCCTGCCCGGTGTCCCGCTGTACCTGTCGTTCGGCTTCACCGAAGTCGAACGGGTGACCGTCACGACGCCCGACGGCGTCGACGTACCGGGCGCCGTCATGGCCAGGGACATCGACGAGCCGGATAGCATCGAACGATGA
- a CDS encoding alpha/beta fold hydrolase gives MITDDGCELWTSATGRDEPILCCHGGPGLWDMFGTLDLGPRFRLIRWDQRGAGRSEARGPYTLERMVADVDAVREWHGIDRVPVLGHSWGAHLGLLYALAWPERVSALVYVSGVGLGHEWHAEFKRNFERLVGEQPRGEGRERAIWQWTADFVTDGARHAEAMATPWFPVNYEANTALSEEMRTVPESELVSACESLRVPTLIVDGMADNRPRWAVDSLEQALPSVRRVRFENVGHVPWLEAPDGFRSVVTEFLTALHCSG, from the coding sequence ATGATCACCGACGACGGTTGTGAGCTGTGGACCTCGGCGACCGGCCGGGACGAACCGATCCTGTGCTGCCACGGCGGTCCCGGTCTGTGGGACATGTTCGGCACCCTCGATCTCGGTCCGCGGTTCCGGTTGATCCGGTGGGATCAGCGCGGTGCCGGGCGTTCGGAAGCGCGTGGCCCGTACACGCTCGAACGGATGGTCGCCGACGTCGACGCCGTCCGCGAGTGGCACGGCATCGACCGTGTCCCGGTGCTCGGGCATTCGTGGGGTGCGCATCTCGGCCTTCTCTACGCGCTCGCGTGGCCGGAACGAGTGAGCGCGCTCGTTTACGTTTCGGGCGTCGGCCTCGGTCACGAATGGCACGCGGAATTCAAGCGGAACTTCGAGCGATTGGTGGGCGAGCAGCCTCGCGGCGAGGGCCGCGAACGCGCGATATGGCAGTGGACGGCCGATTTCGTGACCGACGGCGCGCGCCACGCCGAAGCGATGGCGACGCCTTGGTTCCCGGTCAACTACGAAGCGAACACGGCGCTCAGCGAGGAGATGCGGACCGTGCCGGAGTCGGAACTCGTCTCGGCCTGCGAGTCGCTGAGGGTGCCGACGCTGATCGTGGACGGCATGGCCGACAACCGGCCCCGGTGGGCCGTCGACTCCTTGGAACAGGCCCTGCCGTCGGTGAGGCGGGTGCGGTTCGAGAACGTCGGGCACGTGCCGTGGCTGGAGGCGCCGGACGGGTTCCGTTCTGTCGTGACCGAGTTCCTGACCGCTCTGCATTGTTCGGGGTGA
- a CDS encoding MerR family transcriptional regulator has protein sequence MFSIGDFAKHGRVSVRMLRHYDAIGLLRPAHVDPFSGYRSYAGEQLARLNRVIVLKDLGFTLTQVQEILDAEIGADELRGMLRLRRAELEAAIEADEARLKAVEARLRSIESEGTMPSEDVVIKSLPAVRVAELTGTAGGYVNDEIGPVVQGLYKELFGALGPITPSGPLIAYYEDDTDGERVRIHAAVPISAETDGTEGFSTVRLAEVPAAATILHRGSMETVLPSYQALAKWVDAHGYRASGPAREFYLECPEDGDKWVTELQQPITKA, from the coding sequence ATGTTCAGTATCGGAGATTTCGCCAAACACGGCCGGGTGTCGGTCCGCATGCTGCGTCACTACGACGCCATCGGGCTGCTGCGCCCCGCCCACGTCGACCCGTTCAGCGGCTACCGGTCCTACGCCGGCGAGCAGCTGGCGCGGCTCAACCGGGTGATCGTGCTCAAGGATCTCGGGTTCACCCTCACCCAGGTGCAGGAGATCCTCGACGCGGAAATCGGCGCGGACGAACTGCGCGGAATGCTGCGGCTCCGCCGTGCCGAACTCGAAGCGGCCATCGAGGCCGACGAGGCGCGGCTCAAGGCCGTCGAGGCGAGGCTCCGGTCGATCGAAAGCGAGGGAACCATGCCTTCCGAAGACGTCGTGATCAAAAGCCTGCCCGCGGTGCGCGTCGCCGAGCTGACGGGGACGGCGGGCGGTTACGTGAACGACGAGATCGGGCCCGTCGTGCAAGGGCTCTACAAGGAGCTGTTCGGCGCGCTCGGCCCGATCACGCCGTCCGGTCCGCTCATCGCCTACTACGAAGACGACACCGACGGCGAACGAGTGCGGATCCACGCCGCGGTCCCGATCTCGGCCGAAACCGATGGCACGGAAGGATTCTCGACGGTCCGCCTCGCCGAAGTCCCGGCCGCTGCCACGATCCTGCACCGAGGTTCGATGGAGACCGTGCTGCCCAGCTACCAGGCCCTGGCGAAGTGGGTCGACGCCCACGGGTACCGCGCGAGCGGCCCGGCGCGGGAGTTCTACCTCGAGTGCCCGGAGGACGGGGACAAGTGGGTCACCGAGCTGCAGCAGCCGATCACCAAGGCCTGA
- a CDS encoding epoxide hydrolase family protein, producing the protein MDSTPFQARIPEADLEDLRDRLRRARWPEDETVDDWSQGVPAAYLRELCAYWAETYDWRAAESRLNAFPQFRSEIDGLGIHYLHVRSPHPDALPLVLTHGWPGSVFEFLDVLGPLTDPVAHGGDAADAFHVVVPSLPGYGFSDKPTRAGWSIQRIADTWIRLMEDLGYERYGAQGGDWGTSITTLMGRTAPERLAGIHLNPPLAAPDPATFDDLTESERKSLADLETAKADGSGYAIQQATRPQTIGYALADSPVALCAWIVEKFQAWTDCGGHPENALSRDAMLDDITLYWLTGTGASSARLYWESFAEVSSWFAESTVDTITVPTGCSIFPRETPRPSRRWAERRFTDIRYWNELDRGGHFAAFEQPELFTEEVRSFFRLVR; encoded by the coding sequence ATGGACAGCACGCCCTTCCAAGCCCGGATCCCGGAGGCCGATCTCGAAGACCTCCGTGATCGGCTCCGCCGTGCCCGCTGGCCCGAAGACGAGACCGTCGACGACTGGTCGCAGGGCGTACCCGCCGCCTACCTGCGTGAACTGTGCGCCTATTGGGCGGAGACCTACGACTGGCGGGCAGCCGAGTCGCGGCTCAACGCGTTCCCCCAGTTCCGGTCCGAGATCGACGGGCTCGGTATCCACTACCTGCACGTCCGCTCCCCGCATCCTGACGCGCTGCCACTGGTCCTCACCCACGGCTGGCCGGGCTCGGTCTTCGAGTTCCTCGACGTGCTCGGCCCGCTCACCGATCCGGTCGCTCACGGCGGGGACGCGGCGGACGCCTTCCACGTCGTCGTCCCGTCCCTGCCCGGGTACGGCTTCAGCGACAAGCCCACGCGGGCCGGCTGGTCGATCCAGCGCATCGCCGACACGTGGATCCGCCTCATGGAGGACCTGGGATACGAGCGTTATGGCGCCCAAGGCGGCGATTGGGGCACCAGCATCACCACGCTCATGGGCCGGACGGCACCCGAGCGGCTGGCCGGGATCCACCTCAACCCACCGCTGGCGGCGCCGGACCCGGCGACCTTCGATGATTTGACCGAATCCGAGCGGAAATCACTCGCCGACCTCGAAACGGCCAAGGCCGACGGTTCCGGGTATGCGATCCAGCAGGCGACGAGGCCGCAAACGATCGGTTACGCGCTGGCCGACTCGCCGGTCGCGCTGTGCGCGTGGATCGTCGAGAAGTTCCAAGCCTGGACCGATTGCGGCGGCCATCCGGAGAACGCGCTGAGCCGCGACGCGATGCTCGACGACATCACGCTCTACTGGCTGACGGGCACCGGCGCCTCGTCCGCCCGGCTGTACTGGGAGAGTTTCGCCGAGGTGTCGAGCTGGTTCGCCGAATCCACTGTGGACACGATCACCGTGCCGACCGGCTGTTCGATCTTCCCGCGCGAGACCCCGCGCCCGTCCCGCCGCTGGGCGGAGCGCCGCTTCACCGACATCCGGTACTGGAACGAGCTCGATCGGGGCGGCCACTTCGCTGCCTTCGAACAGCCTGAGTTGTTCACCGAGGAGGTGCGGTCGTTCTTCCGGCTCGTGCGCTGA
- a CDS encoding hydroxypyruvate isomerase family protein, producing the protein MADLAGSRHALPYVLNLSLVFTELPLLDRAEAARAAGFTAVEYWWPFEAPVPDDAEVDAFVASVERAGVAVTGLNFFPGDMAGGDRGLVTWPGREDEFARGIASAIDLGERLGCRRFNALYGNRIDGADPAGQDKLGLSNLALASDAAARIGAEIVLEPLSGAEKYPLKTADDVLKVLDELGRDNVKLLADLYHLAVNGDDLDTVTTVHTGRIGHVQIADAPGRHQPGTGTLDIEGYLEKLQTAGYRGQVGVEYKPDGPSAESLSWLPFERRGLA; encoded by the coding sequence ATGGCTGATCTTGCCGGTTCGCGTCATGCGCTGCCGTACGTGCTGAACCTGTCGCTGGTCTTCACCGAGTTGCCGCTGCTCGATCGTGCGGAAGCGGCGCGCGCCGCGGGCTTCACCGCGGTGGAGTACTGGTGGCCGTTCGAAGCGCCGGTTCCGGACGACGCCGAGGTCGACGCCTTCGTGGCGTCGGTCGAGCGGGCGGGTGTCGCGGTGACCGGGCTGAACTTCTTCCCCGGTGACATGGCGGGTGGCGATCGCGGCCTCGTCACCTGGCCCGGTCGTGAAGACGAGTTCGCCCGCGGCATCGCCTCGGCGATCGACCTCGGCGAGCGGCTCGGCTGCCGCCGGTTCAACGCGCTCTACGGCAACCGGATCGACGGCGCCGATCCGGCCGGGCAGGACAAGCTCGGCCTGTCGAATCTGGCGCTCGCGTCGGACGCGGCCGCGCGCATCGGCGCGGAGATCGTGCTGGAACCGTTGTCGGGGGCGGAGAAGTACCCGCTCAAGACCGCGGACGACGTACTGAAGGTGCTCGACGAACTCGGGCGGGACAACGTGAAGCTGCTGGCCGACCTGTACCACCTGGCGGTCAACGGTGACGACCTCGACACGGTCACCACCGTCCACACCGGACGGATCGGCCACGTGCAGATCGCCGATGCCCCAGGGCGCCACCAGCCGGGGACCGGAACGCTGGACATCGAGGGATACCTGGAAAAGCTGCAGACGGCGGGCTACCGCGGACAGGTCGGCGTGGAGTACAAACCCGACGGGCCGAGCGCGGAATCGCTGTCGTGGCTGCCTTTCGAACGAAGGGGACTGGCATGA